In Gossypium arboreum isolate Shixiya-1 chromosome 3, ASM2569848v2, whole genome shotgun sequence, the sequence TCCCTTATATATAGATTTAAGTTTTGAGTatatttgaaggactaaaattaaaattataccattttaaaattttaaaaaaattatttgtttatttgaaTAGTTGTCAAAAAGAAATGATTTGGACCCTAGATTGAATTAAACtggtaaaaataaaaagaaagtggGAAAATAGACATTTTAGTTTTATGATTTGGACCCTAAAATTCAAGATGGTGTTAACAATTAAACATTTATTAATAACTTTTGGAAttacaaaattttattatttcatcatctttTATTGGGATTACCCTTGAGGATCTAAATATTTCCTACAAGGTCCAATTCTCCACCACACAAGGCCACTTTCTGCTTTCAACCACCCACCAAGCCACCTTCCCCACTTGATTATCTAATAACTTATGGCCCATTTTGTACAggaaagaaaaattgaaacccaaatccgTTTTCAACTTCAGCAATACAATGCTACATCACCAAAAAGATAGTAGCATAATTTTTATTACCAAGAAAACATAATTAGTACATTACCAAAAAGATAACACtctaattagaaatgatataaagTACGATGCCTCCATACATTCTACTGTTAATTAGAACTTAAACCTAATGTgactatatatattatatgtaatcACATACTTTATTAGTGCCTTGATATGCAAGTTAGAGTGAGATTGGATGAATTAAACCCAAAGGGCTCCGGCTCGTCTAAGCATCGGGATTAAGGATCGGTTAAGGTGAAGACTCATGACTTCATTGGCTCCACCAACAAATTCACCACCAATGTACACGACTGGAACCGAAGGGCTACAACCAAATCTTAAAAGAGCTTGTTCGAGTTCACGTCCTCTAGGGATCTCATCGAGCTCGTAGACTGTAGGGTTGACTCCAAATTCGTAGAAAAGGGTCTTGATTGTATGGCACATGCAACAAGAACTCTTGCTGAAGATCACAACCGGTCTCTCGGATGCCAACTTCGTTACCTTCTCCATTGCTATCGAAACAATGCACCAAAAAAGAAAGCTAGTactgttgttgtttttttttttttttgcaagtgAAAGGATTGCTTGGGGGAGGAGACTTTGTGTTGTTGATGAGTTCGTGAGTTGTGATTTGAAGAGGCACCCCATTGGCACCGATTTATATAGGAAAAAAATGTGGCGTTTGGTTGGCAAGAAAACAAAAAGGGCTCGAGTggtgaaaatgaaaagaaaatgaaagaatgtTCGATTAGGTATTAGGGTCGGTTTCAAGCTCCACTGTTTTCTCGCTTAGATCATTCACGAAAACGATCAAAAGGCCTTGCACCATTGCAATGGAAAATGAAAGAGCATGACTcgaatctttatttttattttcttgtgcATACAAATATTAAAAGAGAAATGTCCTTTGTACGGGtgaaacattattatttttaggCATAAATAAAATCGAGATAAAAATTGTATGaaccaatttaattaaaatttgaatttacaaACTAGATAAGATATTACATTCTTTAAGCTGTTTCCAccctaattattttaaaatttgttcaTCATGaatctaattaataattaatattattcgCTATGATACAAATTTACATTGTTataaatcttattgaatagataatggttgaatatatatatatttgaggtaataaatatataaat encodes:
- the LOC108475740 gene encoding monothiol glutaredoxin-S2-like; the protein is MGCLFKSQLTNSSTTQSLLPQAILSLAKKKKNNNSTSFLFWCIVSIAMEKVTKLASERPVVIFSKSSCCMCHTIKTLFYEFGVNPTVYELDEIPRGRELEQALLRFGCSPSVPVVYIGGEFVGGANEVMSLHLNRSLIPMLRRAGALWV